A region of the Culex quinquefasciatus strain JHB chromosome 1, VPISU_Cqui_1.0_pri_paternal, whole genome shotgun sequence genome:
tatggacagctgccaaatttgtatggaaaattatatggacaaactaatgatgcaaaaaggcaccaaaaaagtttcagccggattaaaaaatacaaaaattaaaattgaagaaaaaagaccgatttcgtagagaattgctcggtTATGATAGTTGAAGTTGAATCATGCttgataggtcgcatgatagttTCGTGCTTTCGGGTACTAGTGCGTAATCCAGCTTCAAATTTACTCATTCTCCTTTCAAACGACTTCAAATAACGGTGTCcatttttattctttctttCCCCAGGAGGAAGAGGAAGAGGAGGAAGAAGAAGAGGTGGGTTACTCTAATACTCAATGTTTTAGTGAAGGGGCTACATATgagtaaatcgtcaaaaatcataaGTCGAAAAACTGAGAAATTGCTACTTTATATAGtataaaaaagctttttttgtttttttgaatagcctgatcagaaaaaaaatatattttttacatatATGTAACCCCCTAAACGATAATAAGCGTGTCACAATTTTGAACGACTTCTAATAACGCtgataccatttttttttcaactatctTTCCATAGGAGGAGgaagaagaggaggaggaggaagaagaggaagaagaataaattaaaattttcgatcaTCAACGGTTTCCTTTTAGAGCTATTGATTAAGTCGGGAGCATTATTTTTCTACTACCATTTCCATACTCTATTCCTCCAATCAGCAAGAGTCCAGCAGGAAAAGAACAAGCAAGAACAAATGATAAgcatgacgatgatgatgatgacggtgtGAAAGTGAAAGGACACATGGTGGTGGGTGGTGGGTGGCGGCGGCTTTGGCCGTTGCTGTCCCTCCCACCGGAGGCGGCAATACCAGCAGCAACAGCTAAATCTACAACTTCTAACGATTGGAATCATCTCAATTAACATCTTTCATGaactttattattttaatgattattttattatttaaaatctcattataaaaacaaataaaattatttattataaacTTATACTTTGCTGGACCAAACGGTGTACCGATTAAATGTCAAATGTCCGAAATTCCTTATTCACAGCTTCTTGTTTGCGAAACGAGAGCGGACAACTAAGATCAAGTCAATCCAAGTCCGGTTGTGCAACCGAAGAGGTACTCACCCGCAAGAGTGTGTTAGAATGTgaaagcaaacattttttttttttttttttgcaactccgtTGTGTAACTATTTACTCCAGctctaatttttgaaaaagtactttacagctttaatttgagtgctgaaaacttcaattttttagcTTAaccgagaattaaaaaaaagagatgTGAGCCATTCAACATGAAATTCAACAGCTGTGCACGTTGAACATTACGATAACGTTTCTCTAACTTGCACTAACTTAAACTAACACACTCTCACGCGTGGATCTCTCAATCGAGATGTAGAAagcgcaacatggagttaaacctTCTGTCAAGCTGTTAAGcctcaaaatgtatgcaggctgacgtttgtacaacACATccagacaaacaaacaaagcaggccaacagagttatttacgtgcgcatgtattgcgtgtacgtacacgaaaaaaagtgcggttaaattttgtccggccagcaaaatcaaatggtgcgctagtgtgtgtacgcgaaacgtcataaagctctactggcaaactgtcaaaaagagcgattttgtttgtttgtttgccgtagtgtaatagagcaattccagctcaaatcaggaatttttctggtacttttgtacccgaccctctccgatttcaatgaaagtttttagacatgttatcctaggcctatataagccatttttgtgtatatggagccaatagtactcgaaaataacatttgagaagggcgtaaggtatttaaatatttttgtattttgcaatttaaaaattactgtgtctcgaagccattgcgtcgtatcaaaagtggtccaagacaaacttgtaggaaattggatgggctttctgaaaaaaatacactgaaacaaaaatacacgccacttctatgagattttttgatttttaagtctaaaacttaaatttaaaggtgttgtcacgattttttttttcgttttttgtagGTTTTGTAGGTAAAATCGTAATAATAAACTTAGATACCTGGCAGTTGAAGCGTTTTAATCCATGTGTTGTTGATGTTGAGCTGATCtgatgtacactcaaaccccgttggtttgacaccaactgttgtcaaacgaacggggtcactttttagtttgacaccccttttacacggagttcactcacacactaccaaactagagagcctatatggagaggcgaaatgtcactctcagggttccaatcgaactgtcaaaccggggttccaatcgagcaacaagatcatgcaagaacaaggttggaatcaatttaaaataattttggcagaaaaacgagacttataactatcacaagtattgtaaaactgtagttgataataatctggtagtttttgttatgcttgtgcttgttcggtacaagaaaagtgcagcaccaaagaaaaactactagtttttcaaccttaaattttaaTGACTTTGGgtatttgaaatttctcccagaacatttcatttccctatgtaggtccctataCCAAACGttcgttttgatagtgtgcgtgagtgtcgtgtaaaaagtgaccgTTCGTAACTTttcagtttgactttgacccaccaacggggtacaaactaaaaaagtgtcaaacgaaaaagtgaccaaccaccgggggttgagtgtacaaactcaaaaatttattaaaacgtgcaAGTTGATGCCCATTTTGTTGCACGATATTATTAACACCTCAGAaggaggtttgtttcaacgttCTGTACAATTACTTGTTTAAGTATTGAGAATAggcaaattgaattaaaattaatcTGTCAATCAAACAAGAATTTCCCCTACCACATTTTATTAGGGGTAGAGCCTTACATTCCTCATATTCTTATTGAGAATtagtatccaggtttttaagcgaaaatggcgttcgaaaggtgaacgcccgaaatgtcaaaatcacgcagtggtaccaacattacgaaaaaagtgtgccatggcatgacagccacattttttttctaatgttgatgctactgcgcgattttgacatttcggacgttcaccatttgaacgccatcttcgcttaaaaacctggatacagtAAAATTTTGTAGGTCCTCAACTAATGAGTTACGATTAAAAAGCTGTTGGGAATGGGTAAATGTTACTCGTAGCTCTGGTGAACTCCACCCACCGAAGAATAAaataattcattcaaaaatcatcCGTTACTAAGCCGATACGATAACATTTGCAAGAGTATGTTcaaataacacaaaaataacTACAATAAAAACGTATAAAACAAActagaaattaaaatttcggcgtacataaaatattaagggcatttttctccgtgcacgACCCTCTGCTTTAAATTGGTCGATGAGGCACATTCTGACCTAATATAAAACTCCATGGAAAACGTCAAAAACACATGACCGAGGCGTCGATAAATTTTCACGATGAATTTCACGGCTACTTATGAAATCATAAtcaatacaagttgaaaaatcaccTGTAACACACTTGCTACacacattaaattaaaaaaaaatgtcttcctgtgtggatcaatcggaccgcgcactggactcaccatccagaggtcgccggttcgaatcccgaggcggacgcaaaaattgCTAAGTGCAAATATATAGGTATTGGATCTGTTGgagaaaccgcaaggtttaagaggaccacattataaggtgttacgtcgattccgttttttaaaTCATCTGAAGGATTCAGTTTTTCTTCGTAAGCGTGTAAAgtaatataaatttgaaaaataatgttttacactctaaagaagaaaaaaaactgcactTGCTTTTGGATGGAGTAcagtacaatttaaaatttagcagCACGAACTTTTTTCAGTTGTCATAATAaccttttttctattttttcttaatttttggtaaaatttccgTTTCCGTTGTTAACACATTCTGTTAGGATTATTGCCAAGCAAGTCCAAATTTCACGGGCTGCGTGACATCGTGACCGATTCCCGCTGATGAACTACACTCAACTCACGCACACCAACTCGCTCGGCTAATCCTTCATTGACAAGTAATATCCAACGGTACGTACCGTAACATTCGTGGTGGTGTATTTATTATCAATGAGGTGGTAAACATTTCTGGGCAAAGAAATGTGACTATTATCCTTTGCCAAATCAGTCGTTTCGCGGTGGTCGTCAGGTTCTCAGGGTACctcgtaaaaatattcgcggTGGAATTATTAACGGCATAATTGCACgcagaaaataagtttttttgtgtgtgctctGATGAAGTTGTGACCTTTGATgcaatcatttttcaaacaaatataaTACCACACTTGAGTTAGTCTAGTGACAACAGAAAAGTTGGTCAAAATGGAAAAAGCAATGAACGAGATTTGTGATATGCTGGATACCTACACTGGACGGGACAAGGTAAGTAGCCTGATTCCACGTAGCCTGCCTGAACCATACGGGTGGGGAAACACTTTCACTTTCGCTCAAATTCTACTCCCAACACTTACACAACAAAGCACAAACCCAACAATGGTGCAACACGTTAAACGAGATCAAGTTCAAACAAGAcatcaacagaaaaaaactagttttgtcgACGATCTTCGTCTTCCGGGTTCGAATTTAACCTTTTATTTTGCTCATTACAGATCGTGCGAACACTATGCTACACGACCAAGCTAGCCGCCGGGCTGTACGTAAACAAAGATccggatttttcgaaaaagttggcCATTTTCAGCTCCAAAATGTCCCAAACGAGGGCCACCCTCCGGTTGTTTGACGATCTGCCCATGCTGGCGTACTCGCTGAATTATGGAACCGGCTCGAAGGTttgattgcttttttttctttttcttaactTGTTTCGTTCTGCAAATCACTGCTTTTTTTAGCAGAAAACAAGCCGGTGTGTTGAGCAGAGCtcaagtatttttattttttataaacgtGTATGTTGACTGCTCTGGCTGTTAGTTGTCACTGCACggagaaataaaaatacacaaatttttataaaattcaaccttttttttctaGGAACCGGACCGCATAATGGGATTAATCGGGTTCATCACAAACATGATCGATCACGTCTACTACCCGGTGGACAAAATCTGTTGGATGATCGAGTACAAGCTGCTGCAGGTCAAAAATCCCGACCGGTGGGACACAATCAATTCCGTCTTCTGGGTCGCCTCAATCTATCTGAACCTGATGAAGTAAgtttaattaaacatttttgtttttgttgttgactTCATCGGCTTCAGCGATTTTATTTGTAGTCGTTTATCTTAAAACCTGAAAGTCAGGTGCGGATAACTGTTCAAATCCGGGGACGGACATTATCTTATCTCGTGGGGTGTCTTAAGTGTCGTTTGGTCGGAAACGGAAAAAGAGCCGATGGAATTAGCGAGCACGCGCCGTTTCAGAAATAGACGCTCGAAATGGCTGCAGTTTGTTTGCTCAAACTTTGCACTCTGACGCGAGTCCAAACAAGAGGTTGAGTATTTTGTTTGAACTGTTTGCCAAGGTGTAAATATTATAGCTGGGTAACAACATGGCTGAGTTTTGTTTTACTGTTTACATTTGATTCATTCATAAGAATCGACATCGGCTGCCGTTCCATCGAACTTTGAACAGAGCTGACTGAAATTGAGACGCTGACCATATCGCCAGCAAACGacactaacaaaaaatgttgataatttCACGGTAGATTAGAGCGTGGGTGATAATGATGAAAAGAATCTCGCAATGCAAAGGATTGCTGACATTTGATATCGGACATTTGTAACCGTGCCGCTTTATCGATTATTTCATATCACTTTATTAAGCTTCTTCTAAATTAATCAATGAAAGATAAGTTTTATGAAGCTTCTAAGCCGAACAAAATCATTCAATTATAAAGGAGGTATtacactatgacaaacaaattcgcactttttcgtgatTGACAGCTTGCCAAACTTGCAATCTTGTTTgctgcaaactgtcaaaatgtatGAGTTTATTTGTTTGTCACAGTATAATACCTCGTAGAGGCTTTTAAGGCGATGGTTTGTTTccataattaaattaattgaaaaaaaattttgccgcAGTTTGATTAAAGCTGGCCGAACACTTGGTTTTGAGCAtgatttttagacaatcgtgcaaGTTGTGTCTAATACACACACCCGAAAACTTTGCTTCAAATCGATTATATCTTTTATCCTAGACCCTCACAACAGTTGGCAAGCGGGGTGGAGAGGTGGTGTGCATATTTGAGGTGTGAAAATTTTCTGGTTGTGCGTCGAATCAGGTGCAAAATTGGCAATGTTTTTGGCTTCCTTTATATCGTTGTACAACATTTTTACTCAACTTTTCGTAGCGAGCttcgtttttaagtttattagaattttatagcataattttacttttttcagaacGATTCGGAGTTACACGGTCATGGAGCAGCACAAAACGCACATCAACAAACCGGAAAATGAATCCAGGTAGATGCTGCAATCTGACACAAACCCGCAGATTAGccttattcatt
Encoded here:
- the LOC6042422 gene encoding peroxisomal membrane protein 11C translates to MEKAMNEICDMLDTYTGRDKIVRTLCYTTKLAAGLYVNKDPDFSKKLAIFSSKMSQTRATLRLFDDLPMLAYSLNYGTGSKEPDRIMGLIGFITNMIDHVYYPVDKICWMIEYKLLQVKNPDRWDTINSVFWVASIYLNLMKTIRSYTVMEQHKTHINKPENESSHALRMLHVKQRMELISIVRLSLDLVHAGSTLPSGMLWGGRFESWQVGLIGTVSSFIGLYQYFAKKRIAAAKSS